One genomic window of Haliotis asinina isolate JCU_RB_2024 chromosome 4, JCU_Hal_asi_v2, whole genome shotgun sequence includes the following:
- the LOC137282154 gene encoding ankyrin repeat and death domain-containing protein 1B-like, whose protein sequence is MASVLLSVTVHTSHQIPDTDLIVACNKGNLQTVYDILNDSKDGINKKDSNGLTPVMWAARKGHIDVVDLLVGNEADVTLVDGGGNNILHWACYGGHMAMVKHVVSKIKVDINRKGQNGRTPLMFSARQGKLAMFHFLVSATGQLPSEVDRDGNSILHLACKGGSVTIVDYILSHCVDIDNRGESGRTPFMVSAYNGHKELLDLLESRGADVTQTDEDDNNALHVACLGGHVDIVSHVTGLGKVDINSRGQFRRTPLMMAARNGDKEIFHLLVNEKKADATIVDDDRNTILHLASKGGNLHIVEYVVERMNVHINARNKRNETATMRATTGSDVRIFLVSRGGLIQ, encoded by the coding sequence ATGGCAAGTGTGCTCCTTTCTGTTACAGTTCACACTAGTCACCAGATTCCGGACACTGACCTGATTGTAGCCTGCAACAAGGGGAATCTACAGACAGTCTATGATATTCTGAATGACAGCAAGGATGGTATCAACAAGAAAGATTCAAATGGTCTTACACCAGTTATGTGGGCTGCAAGGAAGGGACACATAGACGTCGTTGACTTGCTTGTCGGAAATGAAGCTGATGTGACACTTGTGGACGGTGGGggtaacaacatccttcactgggCCTGTTATGGAGGACATATGGCAATGGTGAAACATGTCGTTTCAAAAATTAAGGTGGACATCAACAGAAAAGGACAGAATGGGAGAACTCCGCTCATGTTTTCAGCTCGGCAGGGGAAACTGGCcatgtttcattttcttgtAAGTGCTACAGGTCAACTTCCATCAGAAGTGGACAGAGATGGAAACAGCATCCTTCATCTCGCCTGTAAAGGGGGGAGTGTGACGATTGTAGACTACATCCTCTCGCACTGTGTTGACATCGATAATAGAGGAGAATCCGGGAGGACACCATTCATGGTGTCAGCATACAACGGACACAAAGAGCTGCTTGACCTGCTTGAGAGTAGAGGAGCTGATGTGACACAAACTGATGAGGATGATAACAACGCTCTCCATGTGGCCTGTCTGGGTGGACATGTGGATATAGTGAGCCATGTCACTGGGTTGGGCAAGGTAGACATAAACAGTCGCGGTCAGTTCAGGAGGACACCACTGATGATGGCAGCCAGGAATGGGgataaagaaatatttcacttaCTTGTTAATGAAAAAAAAGCTGATGCAACAATAGTGGATGATGACAGAAACACCATCCTTCATCTTGCCTCTAAGGGAGGGAATCTACATATAGTGGAGTACGTCGTCGAGAGGATGAATGTACACATCAATGCCAGGAACAAGCGGAATGAAACAGCTACCATGCGTGCGACAACGGGAAGTGATGTAAGAATCTTCCTTGTGTCACGTGGTGGC